In Aegilops tauschii subsp. strangulata cultivar AL8/78 chromosome 3, Aet v6.0, whole genome shotgun sequence, one genomic interval encodes:
- the LOC109760424 gene encoding WRKY transcription factor 22: MYRRTRIYLRFPGPACQCQKSTPSRAGHHHASVLPSSLRQSSPSSNPWSPFMCGLLLRMEHLNDWDLQAVVRSCATFSSRHPQDRAGPPPGTAAAPVAETTVKREPRDVARPAAAAKDASSLYGLEYLDLDHKPFLLSAPSSQSWAAVDDRHEMMISFPAAASTSGVRPRVPPGRKPGIRSSTPRPKRSKKSQLKKVVCEVPVADGGVSSDLWAWRKYGQKPIKGSPYPRGYYKCSSMKGCMARKLVERSPAKPGVLVITYMADHCHPVPTQINALAGTTRHKTTPAEGHAPTTTTSPKSHGDAHEAVRCDDESNETSSMAVDGATEDAAGDDGGEFWPTELDLDELLAPVDGDLDHVFDEDDALGRRLSL; this comes from the exons ATGTACAGGCGTACGCGTATATATTTGCGCTTCCCCGGACCGGCCTGCCAGTGCCAAAAGTCAACCCCATCCCGCGCCGGCCACCACCACGCGTCCGTCCTACCTAGCTCACTTCGTCAAAGCTCTCCAAGCTCAAATCCCTGGTCGCCGTTCATGTGCGGCCTGCTTCTGCGCATGGAGCACCTCAACGACTGGGACCTGCAGGCCGTCGTCAGGAGCTGCGCCACCTTCTCCTCCCGCCACCCCCAGGACCGCGCCGGTCCTCCTCCGGGGACCGCCGCGGCGCCGGTGGCGGAGACGACGGTCAAGCGGGAGCCGCGCGACGTGGCCCGGCCAGCAGCGGCGGCCAAGGACGCGTCGTCGCTGTACGGCCTGGAGTACCTGGACTTGGATCACAAGCCCTTCTTGCTGTCGGCGCCGTCGTCGCAGTCGTGGGCGGCGGTGGATGACCGCCACGAGATGATGATCTCTTTCCCCGCGGCGGCGTCCACGTCCGGCGTGCGGCCGCGGGTGCCGCCTGGCCGGAAGCCCGGCATACGAAGCAGCACCCCACGCCCGAAAAGAAG CAAGAAGAGCCAGCTGAAGAAGGTGGTGTGCGAGGTGCCGGTGGCCGACGGCGGCGTCTCCTCCGACCTTTGGGCATGGCGAAAGTACGGTCAAAAGCCCATCAAAGGCTCGCCTTATCCCCG GGGATACTACAAGTGTAGCAGCATGAAGGGGTGCATGGCCCGGAAACTGGTGGAGCGCAGCCCGGCCAAGCCCGGTGTGCTCGTCATCACCTACATGGCCGACCACTGCCACCCGGTGCCGACGCAGATCAACGCGCTCGCCGGCACCACCCGCCACAAGACCACCCCTGCCGAGGGCCACGCGCCGACGACCACGACGTCGCCCAAGAGCCACGGCGATGCCCACGAGGCGGTGAGGTGCGACGACGAAAGCAACGAGACGTCGTCCATGGCTGTGGACGGCGCCACTGAGGACGCGGCGGGGGATGACGGCGGCGAGTTCTGGCCGACGGAGCTGGACCTGGACGAGTTGTTGGCGCCCGTGGATGGCGATCTGGATCATGTCTTCGACGAGGACGACGCCCTGGGACGACGGCTCTCGCTATAG